The following coding sequences are from one Sphingomonadaceae bacterium OTU29LAMAA1 window:
- a CDS encoding Na+/H+ antiporter, protein MHPAANFELIIGMFLVVLGLHYLARRLSLPPAAALIVGGCAVAFVPGVQGIAIDPELVLVLFLPPLLMDGAWFTAIAPFRRHMAGILSLAVGAVFFTTAVVAIVTRLLMPQLPWAACVALGAILSPPDAVSARAVLQRVRLPRRLTTLLEGESLLNDAAGLVLFRFAVAAVLTGSFHLGAATGTFFLLVAGGIAVGAAIGGLWVVLLRRLGDDTLMIAATVLVCWSAYIAGELLHVSGVIAVVTAGLTCGWYQHVVFNARVRIRALAFWQVLVFLLEAAVFLLIGLSLRGLLDRVGGLGMVVDTMAQPVLLIVMAVVVARFLWIFGVDAGVAAVRRIGWTRQQPLGPRAAVVMSWAGMRGVVTLAVALSLPETMPARDLMLVTAFVVILVTVLVQGTSLGWVIRWLKPPEDDSTRPPLDLHAAETMLFRAQLAVVEREAVAADGTVIHPQLLRRYRTRATAADAFDGTAEERHAAIASHFNVIIDAVAAGRAELVRLHRTGCIDDETLHDLEHDLDLEELAAAAAKG, encoded by the coding sequence GTGCATCCAGCAGCAAATTTCGAGCTGATCATCGGCATGTTCCTGGTGGTGCTGGGGCTCCATTATCTGGCCCGTCGCCTGTCGCTGCCGCCCGCAGCCGCGCTGATCGTCGGCGGGTGCGCGGTGGCCTTCGTACCGGGCGTGCAGGGTATCGCGATCGATCCGGAACTGGTCCTCGTCCTTTTTCTCCCGCCTCTGTTGATGGACGGCGCGTGGTTCACCGCCATCGCGCCGTTCCGCCGCCACATGGCCGGCATTCTGTCGCTGGCGGTCGGCGCGGTCTTCTTCACCACGGCGGTCGTGGCGATCGTGACCAGGCTGCTGATGCCCCAATTGCCCTGGGCTGCCTGCGTCGCGCTCGGTGCAATCCTGTCGCCGCCCGACGCCGTATCGGCGCGCGCCGTGTTGCAGCGGGTCAGGCTGCCGCGTCGGCTGACCACGCTGCTCGAAGGTGAAAGCCTGTTGAACGACGCCGCCGGGCTGGTCCTGTTCCGCTTTGCGGTGGCGGCGGTGCTGACCGGCAGCTTCCATCTGGGTGCGGCGACGGGAACCTTCTTCCTGCTGGTGGCAGGCGGTATTGCGGTGGGAGCGGCCATCGGCGGGTTGTGGGTGGTCCTGCTTCGTCGGCTCGGCGACGATACGCTGATGATCGCGGCGACCGTGCTGGTCTGCTGGAGCGCCTATATCGCGGGCGAGCTGCTGCACGTTTCCGGCGTCATCGCGGTCGTCACGGCGGGCCTGACCTGCGGCTGGTATCAGCACGTCGTCTTCAACGCGCGCGTACGCATCCGCGCGCTGGCGTTCTGGCAGGTGTTGGTGTTCCTGCTCGAAGCCGCCGTCTTCCTGCTGATCGGCCTGTCGTTACGCGGCCTGCTGGACCGGGTCGGCGGGCTCGGCATGGTGGTGGACACGATGGCGCAGCCCGTGCTGCTCATCGTCATGGCGGTCGTCGTCGCGCGATTCCTCTGGATCTTCGGCGTCGATGCCGGTGTCGCCGCGGTTCGTCGCATCGGCTGGACGCGACAGCAACCGCTTGGACCGCGGGCGGCGGTGGTGATGAGCTGGGCCGGGATGCGCGGCGTCGTGACGCTGGCGGTCGCGCTCTCGCTGCCCGAGACGATGCCGGCGCGAGACCTGATGCTCGTCACCGCCTTCGTCGTGATCCTCGTCACCGTGCTGGTGCAGGGCACCTCGCTCGGCTGGGTCATCCGCTGGCTGAAGCCGCCCGAAGATGACAGCACGCGACCGCCGCTCGACCTGCACGCCGCCGAGACGATGCTGTTCCGCGCGCAGCTCGCCGTCGTGGAGCGAGAGGCGGTGGCGGCCGATGGCACCGTCATCCACCCGCAGCTGTTGCGACGTTACCGGACCCGCGCAACGGCAGCGGATGCGTTCGACGGCACCGCGGAGGAGCGCCACGCGGCGATAGCCAGCCATTTCAACGTCATCATCGACGCGGTCGCCGCCGGTCGTGCCGAGCTCGTCCGCCTGCATCGCACCGGCTGTATCGATGACGAGACGCTGCACGACCTCGAACACGACCTCGACTTGGAGGAGCTCGCAGCCGCGGCAGCCAAGGGATAG
- a CDS encoding carboxylesterase family protein — protein MKIMLTALALASAAPVFAQGPVVTAPAGTVSGTTDGTLRVFKGIPYATPPVGALRWKAPVPQPRWTGTRAATGFGPACVQPQAPNATVYSGVPMPVSEDCLTLNVWAPADAKNAPVMVWIHGGALNTGSSREPMYDGRKLAERGIIVVSINYRLGVLGWLAHPWLSGEARGVSGNYGLLDQIAALQWVRTNIAAFGGDARNVTIAGESAGGLSALYLMTSPAARGLFARAIAQSSYMISMPELRKPVFGMPAWEAGGALLTGALKTPDLASLRALDAQTLTDMAAKLGFAPFGVVDGAVLPQQMVDAFDRGKQAAVPVLAGFNQGEIRSLRMLAPKPPADAAAYEAAIRAKYGDLSDAFLRQYPAAGYGESILAATRDALYGWTAERLVRKQAALGKPAYLYMFDHGYPAMDQADLHAFHASELPYVFGTLTATPPRWPKIPAAASEQALSEAMLDYWASFVRDGRPVAKGAAPWAAYDAKRGYMHFAAMPAAKRDLLPGMFALNERVMCRRWTTGTIGWNWNVGLAAPAMPPAVAGCE, from the coding sequence ATGAAGATCATGCTGACCGCGCTGGCGCTGGCGAGCGCCGCGCCGGTGTTCGCGCAAGGACCGGTCGTCACCGCCCCCGCCGGCACCGTGAGCGGCACGACCGACGGAACGCTGCGGGTGTTCAAGGGCATCCCCTATGCCACGCCACCGGTCGGCGCGCTGCGCTGGAAAGCGCCGGTGCCGCAGCCGCGCTGGACCGGCACGCGCGCCGCGACCGGCTTCGGCCCGGCCTGCGTCCAGCCGCAGGCGCCCAATGCGACCGTCTATTCGGGCGTGCCGATGCCGGTGAGCGAGGATTGCCTGACGCTCAACGTCTGGGCTCCCGCCGATGCGAAGAACGCGCCGGTGATGGTGTGGATTCACGGCGGTGCGCTGAACACCGGATCGAGCCGCGAGCCGATGTACGATGGCCGCAAGCTCGCCGAGCGCGGCATCATCGTCGTGTCGATCAACTATCGGCTGGGCGTGCTCGGCTGGCTGGCGCATCCATGGTTGAGCGGCGAGGCGCGCGGGGTGTCGGGCAATTACGGGCTGCTCGACCAGATCGCGGCGCTGCAATGGGTGCGCACCAACATTGCGGCGTTCGGCGGCGATGCGCGCAACGTCACGATCGCGGGCGAATCCGCGGGCGGGTTGAGTGCGCTGTACCTGATGACGTCGCCGGCGGCGCGGGGGCTGTTCGCCAGGGCAATCGCGCAGAGTTCGTACATGATCTCGATGCCAGAACTCAGGAAGCCGGTGTTCGGCATGCCGGCATGGGAGGCGGGAGGCGCGCTGCTGACCGGCGCGCTGAAGACGCCGGACCTTGCCAGTTTGCGGGCGCTGGATGCGCAGACGCTGACCGATATGGCGGCGAAGCTCGGGTTCGCGCCGTTCGGTGTGGTCGATGGCGCGGTGCTGCCGCAGCAGATGGTCGACGCCTTCGATCGGGGGAAGCAGGCGGCGGTGCCGGTCCTCGCCGGCTTCAATCAGGGCGAGATACGGTCGCTGCGCATGCTGGCGCCGAAGCCGCCGGCGGATGCTGCGGCGTATGAGGCGGCGATCCGGGCGAAATACGGCGATCTGTCCGATGCGTTTTTGCGCCAGTATCCGGCGGCGGGTTATGGGGAGAGCATCCTCGCCGCGACCCGCGACGCGCTGTATGGATGGACGGCGGAGCGGCTGGTCCGCAAGCAGGCGGCGCTCGGCAAGCCCGCCTATCTCTACATGTTCGATCACGGTTACCCGGCGATGGATCAGGCGGACCTGCACGCCTTTCACGCCAGCGAACTGCCCTATGTGTTCGGTACGTTGACCGCGACGCCGCCGCGCTGGCCGAAGATCCCGGCGGCGGCGAGCGAGCAGGCGTTGTCGGAGGCGATGCTGGATTACTGGGCGAGCTTCGTGCGCGACGGGCGGCCGGTCGCGAAGGGCGCGGCGCCGTGGGCGGCCTATGATGCGAAGCGCGGCTACATGCATTTCGCGGCGATGCCGGCCGCGAAGCGCGACCTGTTGCCGGGCATGTTCGCGCTCAACGAGCGGGTGATGTGCCGGCGGTGGACGACGGGGACGATCGGGTGGAACTGGAACGTCGGGCTCGCCGCACCGGCGATGCCGCCGGCTGTTGCGGGATGCGAGTAA
- a CDS encoding TetR family transcriptional regulator, giving the protein MTEATTRPTRRPTKKADQRAATMEQIFDAAEALFAQRGLYGVTLKEVAQQVGVHQSLLHYYFKDKKELFDAVIARRAPVTIERRLATLDAYEREAAGKPTVEGALHAYLDADLDLYGNGDIGWRNFGMLGAQMSNTAEWGADLMDTHFDAVVLRLIQILKQALPGCAEEDLFWGYHFVTGGLMLSLGRTGRIDKLSGGLCRSDDFAAIKARMARFMAAGIIATCETRQG; this is encoded by the coding sequence ATGACGGAAGCAACCACCCGCCCCACACGCCGCCCAACGAAAAAGGCCGACCAGCGCGCGGCGACGATGGAGCAGATCTTCGACGCGGCGGAGGCGCTGTTCGCCCAACGCGGCCTGTACGGCGTGACACTGAAGGAGGTCGCGCAGCAGGTCGGCGTCCACCAGTCGCTGCTGCATTATTATTTCAAGGACAAGAAGGAGCTGTTCGACGCGGTCATCGCCCGCCGTGCGCCGGTGACGATCGAACGCCGCCTCGCGACGCTCGACGCCTACGAACGCGAGGCGGCGGGCAAGCCCACGGTCGAGGGCGCGCTGCACGCCTATCTCGACGCCGACCTCGACCTGTACGGCAACGGCGATATCGGCTGGCGCAATTTCGGCATGCTCGGCGCGCAGATGAGCAACACCGCCGAATGGGGTGCGGACCTGATGGACACGCATTTCGATGCGGTCGTGCTGCGGCTGATCCAGATCCTCAAGCAGGCGCTTCCGGGGTGCGCGGAGGAGGATCTGTTCTGGGGCTATCACTTCGTAACCGGCGGCCTGATGCTGTCGCTGGGCCGGACCGGGCGGATCGACAAACTGTCGGGCGGCCTGTGCCGGTCGGACGATTTCGCCGCGATCAAGGCGCGGATGGCGCGCTTCATGGCGGCGGGCATCATCGCGACCTGCGAGACGCGGCAGGGGTAA
- a CDS encoding MFS transporter: MTVLSSVAAPDPLVDAYPMRRRSRHPGIVLAMLTFVYVLNFLDRQLLGILAKPIQDSLHITDGQLGLIGGLYFAMFYCFIAIPVSWLADRTSRVGVLTLACAIWSAATIACGMARTYPQLVVARMVVGFGEAGGVPPSYALITDTFAPGRRGVAFGIYNLGPPIGAALGIALGATIATLFDWRDAFVAIGLVGIVAAVALPFVVPEPARGAADPGAATRLDKAPFWATLRAFFANPVMTLAAFGSGATQFVTYGLGNFAVLFLIREKGMTLPEIALWYALAIVIGMGGGMIASGRIIDRFSRGSRRVFAIAPAVSLAVSMPFYIAFVWAPTWPLALALLTVVMFFNYFYLSCSVTLVQEEAAPNQRVLAGALLLLVMNFIGLGLGPTWVGAASDHFAAGGATNPLQLALYTLTPFYVIAIGLFLWLARTLHRQESGI; the protein is encoded by the coding sequence ATGACGGTCCTGAGCAGCGTGGCGGCACCCGATCCGCTTGTCGACGCGTATCCTATGCGAAGGCGGTCGCGGCACCCCGGTATCGTGCTGGCGATGCTGACCTTTGTCTACGTCCTCAACTTCCTCGACCGGCAGCTGCTCGGCATCCTCGCCAAGCCGATCCAGGATTCGCTGCATATCACCGATGGCCAATTGGGGCTGATCGGCGGGCTGTATTTCGCGATGTTCTATTGCTTCATCGCAATTCCGGTCAGTTGGCTGGCGGACCGGACCAGCCGGGTCGGCGTGCTGACGCTCGCCTGCGCGATCTGGAGCGCGGCGACGATCGCCTGCGGCATGGCGCGCACCTATCCGCAACTGGTGGTCGCGCGCATGGTGGTCGGGTTCGGCGAGGCGGGCGGCGTGCCGCCGTCCTATGCGCTGATCACCGACACGTTCGCGCCGGGGCGGCGCGGCGTCGCGTTCGGCATCTACAATCTGGGGCCGCCGATCGGTGCGGCGCTGGGCATCGCGCTGGGCGCGACGATCGCGACATTGTTCGACTGGCGCGATGCGTTCGTTGCGATCGGGCTGGTCGGCATCGTCGCGGCGGTCGCGCTGCCGTTCGTGGTGCCGGAGCCGGCGCGCGGGGCGGCCGATCCGGGTGCCGCGACGCGTCTGGACAAGGCACCGTTCTGGGCGACGCTGCGCGCGTTCTTCGCCAATCCCGTCATGACGCTCGCCGCATTCGGCAGCGGTGCCACCCAATTCGTCACCTATGGCCTCGGCAATTTCGCGGTGCTGTTCCTGATCCGCGAAAAGGGCATGACCCTGCCCGAGATCGCGCTGTGGTATGCGCTGGCGATCGTGATCGGGATGGGCGGCGGCATGATCGCGTCGGGGCGGATCATCGACCGGTTCAGCCGCGGATCGCGCCGGGTGTTCGCGATCGCACCCGCGGTGTCGCTGGCGGTGTCGATGCCCTTCTACATCGCGTTCGTCTGGGCACCGACGTGGCCGCTGGCGCTGGCGCTGCTGACCGTCGTGATGTTCTTCAACTATTTCTACCTGTCGTGCTCGGTGACGCTGGTGCAGGAAGAGGCGGCGCCCAACCAGCGCGTGCTGGCGGGCGCGCTGCTGCTGCTGGTGATGAACTTCATCGGCCTGGGCCTCGGCCCGACATGGGTCGGCGCGGCCAGCGACCATTTCGCGGCGGGCGGCGCGACCAACCCGCTGCAACTGGCGCTCTACACCCTCACCCCTTTCTACGTCATCGCGATCGGCCTGTTCCTGTGGCTGGCGCGCACGCTGCACCGTCAGGAGTCCGGAATATGA
- a CDS encoding SDR family NAD(P)-dependent oxidoreductase, translating to MTLALEGRTAIITGAGGGLGRAHALYLAGRGVRVAVNDVSADAAERVAHEITAHGGTATAVAGSVTDEAAVGAMVEAVLAAWDRVDILVNNAGILRDKSFAKMTIADFRTVVDIHLIGAAICTKAVWEAMRAQRFGRIVMTTSSSGLYGNFGQANYGAAKMALVGLMQTLAIEGEKYDIRVNCLAPTAATQMTEGVLDAESLTMLAPDRVSPALLALVADDAPTRMVVCAGAGHVATANVTLTHGRYVGHAADAGEQVVSRWSEIVDRSGEIVPGYGFVQAEREVAAARADA from the coding sequence GTGACATTGGCGTTGGAAGGCAGGACCGCGATCATCACCGGGGCAGGCGGCGGACTCGGGCGGGCGCACGCGCTGTATTTGGCGGGTCGCGGCGTGCGGGTGGCGGTGAACGATGTGTCGGCGGACGCCGCCGAGCGGGTCGCTCATGAGATCACGGCGCACGGCGGCACCGCGACCGCCGTCGCCGGATCGGTGACCGACGAGGCGGCGGTCGGTGCGATGGTCGAAGCCGTACTCGCCGCCTGGGACCGCGTCGATATCCTCGTCAACAACGCCGGCATCCTGCGCGACAAGAGCTTCGCCAAGATGACGATCGCCGACTTCCGTACCGTCGTCGACATTCACCTGATCGGCGCGGCGATCTGCACCAAAGCGGTGTGGGAGGCGATGCGCGCGCAGCGCTTCGGCCGGATCGTCATGACGACCTCCTCGTCCGGCCTGTACGGCAACTTCGGCCAGGCCAATTACGGCGCGGCCAAGATGGCGCTGGTCGGCCTGATGCAAACGCTGGCCATCGAGGGCGAGAAATACGACATCCGCGTCAATTGCCTCGCGCCCACCGCCGCGACGCAGATGACCGAAGGCGTCCTCGATGCGGAGAGCCTGACCATGCTGGCGCCGGATCGCGTCTCACCCGCCCTGCTGGCGCTGGTCGCGGACGATGCGCCGACGCGGATGGTCGTGTGCGCCGGTGCGGGCCATGTGGCCACGGCCAACGTGACGCTGACCCACGGTCGCTACGTCGGTCATGCTGCCGATGCCGGTGAGCAGGTCGTCTCGCGGTGGTCCGAGATCGTCGATCGTTCGGGCGAGATCGTTCCGGGCTATGGCTTCGTCCAGGCCGAACGAGAGGTTGCGGCAGCACGTGCGGATGCCTGA
- a CDS encoding DUF3253 domain-containing protein yields the protein MDDPRAVTLSLLACRASGATICPSEVARVIAPDWRGAMPAVHAAIDALVGEGLVRLSWKGRSLATRSGPYRIGRRHED from the coding sequence ATGGACGATCCGAGGGCCGTGACACTGTCTTTGCTCGCGTGCCGCGCATCGGGTGCGACGATCTGCCCGAGCGAGGTGGCGCGCGTGATCGCGCCGGACTGGCGCGGCGCGATGCCCGCAGTCCACGCCGCGATCGACGCGCTGGTTGGCGAAGGGCTGGTGCGGCTGAGCTGGAAAGGACGATCGCTGGCGACACGATCGGGACCCTACCGGATCGGCCGTCGCCACGAGGATTGA